CGCGGATCATTGTGGTCTGAACAACATAGCTGTCTTCAAAGTTCTTCATATCTTTTATGGGATCGAGGAATTTATCGGCTTCCCCTTTGGATTGGAAGGCGCCGATTCTAACCCGGTAATAAGTCGTACCGTCAACTGACCTGGTCTGGATTTCACTCGAGACATCACGGCCCAGCAGATAGGTTCTGACCTCTTCCGCTTTAGTCAGATCCGTATAGGATCCTACTTGGATCCAATAAACCGTTACGCTGATCTTTCTGGTTTCCGGCGCTTTGGCGACAGGAGCCGCCTGGGCAGGCTTTACCGTCTCAGCCGGTTTGGCGGGAGTCTTTTCTATGACATTGGGAACATCTTCCTCTGCTGTTCCATCGGTGGCTTCAGACGCGAGTTCTTCAGGTTCAGAAGTTGTTTCCTCCGGCGCGACAGCGGCTTCAGGGGCGGATTCTTCACCCATTGAGAATTCATTTTCTGTTTCCGCGGGAGCTACCATTTCGGGATAGCCGTCGGCATTGCGGACAAATTCCACGGGATCAAAATCCCGGCCCGGGGTTTCACTGCTCAGAGAACTGAGCCTGGGCTGACCGGATGCGCCCTCTTCAGAGGGGAAAAAGAAAAACAATCCGGCAGCTATAACTATCGCAATGACAGTTAACGCAGAGAGAACAACCCATAAGATTCTGGACTGGTCCGGATTTTCCCGTTTAGTCATATTTTCATCTTTTTCGTCCAATATCATACCCTCTAGAAATTCTCATAGTCGGAGAGGAACATGTCAACCTGTTTTTTCAGGTCCGAAAGACTTCCCCGGTTCCTTACCATATAAATATCGACACCTGAAAAAAAATGTTGAACCGTTAGATGCCGCTGGAGACGAATTCTTGAAAATATATGTGAGATTTTATTTTTATCCCGTTTAAATGCTCTGATTATCCGGTGAATGAGTGGGGCTTCGACCCAGAGAACCGCGTCGCAGAGACGATCCAGACCGGCGGGTCCCAGAATTGCCGCATTGATAACGAGGTTTCGGCCTTTATTCTCTTCCAGAAAACTCTGAACCATTTCAAAAACAGCGGGATGGGTAATCGATTCCAGCTCTTTCATCCTTTTTCTGTCACCAAAGACGATTTCCCCCAGAGCCTTCCGGTTCACCGTGCCGTCATCGTTGGCGACCTGATTTCCGAAGCTCTCAATTACCGCATCTCTTCTCAGCTCCAGAGCCTCATGTCCCAGCTTGTCCACGTCGAGTGAGAGAAATCCCCGTTCCTCAAGAAAACGCGACGCCGAATTCTTACCGCTGCAGGCCTTACCCGCCAGACCGAGAATCATGGATCAGTGAATCTCGCCCCAGCTGGTCGCGCTTTCGACACTCACCCGCAGGGGCACTGATAATTCCGCCGCTCCTTCAAGAGCCTCTTTCATAAGCGGTTTTATTATTTCCACTTCTCCATCGGGAACTTCGAGAATGCACTCATCGTGAACCTGCAGGAGGATTTTAGACTTGAGCTGCCGTTTTTTCAGTTCTCCGGCCAGACGGATCATTCCCATTTTCACGATATCCGCGGCTGTTCCCTGAATGCGGGAGTTGACGGCGATACGCTCGGCGGCTTTTTTCTCCATCTTATTGCGGCTGTTGATCATCCGGATATGGCGGATTCGCCCGAAAAGGGTTTCGGCCAATTCCGTTTCCTCGGCTTTTTCAATGGTCTTGTCGATAAAGTCCTTTATGCCGCTGTACTGTTCGAAATAGGATTTGATAAAAGAGGAAGCTTCGCCTCTGGGTATGGACAGTTCATTGGAAAGGCGAAAAGCCGACATGCCGTACATAACCCCGAAGTTGATGACCTTGGCGATCCGTCTCTGTTCTTTCGTTACCGCTTCCGGTTCCACATGAAAAATAAGAGCGGCCGTGCGGCCGTGAACATCCTCTCCTGAGATAAAAGCTTCCGTCAGGGCTTTGTCTCCCGACAGATGAGCCAGAACGACGAGCTCGATCTGCGAATAGTCGGCGGAGACGAAAACATGTCCGGGAGAGGCTTTAAAGGCCGCACGGATTCTACGGCCGTTTTCATCGCGAACAGGTATATTCTGAAGGTTCGGATCCTTGCTGGAAATGCGCCCCGTTTCCGTTCCGGTCTGAATGAAATGCGTATGGATTTTCCCCGTGTCTTCATTGA
This window of the Spirochaeta isovalerica genome carries:
- a CDS encoding SPOR domain-containing protein, whose product is MTKRENPDQSRILWVVLSALTVIAIVIAAGLFFFFPSEEGASGQPRLSSLSSETPGRDFDPVEFVRNADGYPEMVAPAETENEFSMGEESAPEAAVAPEETTSEPEELASEATDGTAEEDVPNVIEKTPAKPAETVKPAQAAPVAKAPETRKISVTVYWIQVGSYTDLTKAEEVRTYLLGRDVSSEIQTRSVDGTTYYRVRIGAFQSKGEADKFLDPIKDMKNFEDSYVVQTTMIREVPVNN
- the coaE gene encoding dephospho-CoA kinase (Dephospho-CoA kinase (CoaE) performs the final step in coenzyme A biosynthesis.) codes for the protein MILGLAGKACSGKNSASRFLEERGFLSLDVDKLGHEALELRRDAVIESFGNQVANDDGTVNRKALGEIVFGDRKRMKELESITHPAVFEMVQSFLEENKGRNLVINAAILGPAGLDRLCDAVLWVEAPLIHRIIRAFKRDKNKISHIFSRIRLQRHLTVQHFFSGVDIYMVRNRGSLSDLKKQVDMFLSDYENF